ACTTGACCTCCCAGATGATTGTACCGTCTGCAGAAGTCCTTTTACCTTTTTTATATCGACTTCAAAATTTCTATAAGTTTTTGCAGGCTTTTTAATCCATTCTTTATAATCGAGTACAGTTCTATATGCGGTCATTGCCGGTTCCGGGAATACAAAGTTTGGGACTCCGCCTTTTGTAAGTATCTCTATGCCTGAGGCAACGTCCTTCCCGCCCATAAATCCACCGAGTATTGTTTTATTTGCACGTCTTGATATATCTACAACGACCTCGGCGGTTTTATTTATCTCTGTCATGTCCTGAGGTGTAAGTAAAACAAAAACACCGGCAACGCCTTTATCCTTAGTAATAATTTCAAGAGCTGCCCTGTACCTGTCTTCTCTTGCATCGCCGATTATATCATAAGGATCACCAAACGCTGCAGATGCCGGGAGTACCTTTTTAAGGGCAAGCATGCTATCATCGCTAAGATGGGCAAGACTTATATTTAATCTTTCCGATGCATCGGCGGTTATTATTCCGGGACCGCCGGCATTGGTAATGATGGCCAACCCCTCTTCATCAGGCAGCGGCTGGGTTTCGAGCAGCCTGCCTATATTAAATAACTCCTCAATTGTCTGTGCCCTTATTACCCCTGATTGTTTAAACGCGGCATTAAAGGCTGCATCAGAGCCTGCAAGGGTTCCCGTATGAGACGATGATGCCCTTGCACCTACTTTTGTTCCACCCGCCTTGATCAGTATTACGGGTTTTTTCTTTGAAGCTATGTAAGACTTTTCTATAAATGTTTTTCCATCCGATACACCTTCTATGTATCCAAGTATGACCTTTGTATCGGGGTCTTCCGACAGATACTCTATAAAATCCGCTTCATTAAGATCCGCCTTATTGCCAAGACTTATGAATTTAGAAAAACCGATATCATTCTCTAAAGACCAGTCTAAAACAGCGGTCAATAAAGCGCCGGATTGTGATATGATTGAGATATTCCCTGCAATGGGCATGTCCGCAGCAAAACTTGCATTCAATTTACTCTTGCTGTCGATGACTCCAAGGCAATTTGGTCCAACCACTCTCATTCCATAGTTCTTTGCCTGTTCTTGCAATTCTCTCTCAAGTAGAGCGCCTTCATGCCCAATCTCTTTGAACCCTGCCGATATTACAATAATGTATCTTGCACCCTTTTCTGCACAATCCTTTAGTGAAGCTATTATTGCTTTGGGCGGTATCATAAACACTGCGAGCGATATTGGGTCGGGTATGCTTTTAATATCCGGATAAACCTTTACCCCGAGTATCTCGTTAGCGGATGGATTAACAGGATAGACCCTGCCTTTGTATCCCCCTTCTATGATATTCTTGATCATGCTGTATCCGACCTTACCCGGTACCTTTGATGCACCTATGAGGGCTATACTTTCCGGATTGAATATTGTATCAAGCATTTGTACCTCCGATATCGTGCTATAGGAACTTCACTTAAATGAGTTATAAAATCTTTTCAACGCGTATTCAGGATCCTGTCTTTTGTATTCATCCTCTGTAAGAAAATATCTATAGTTATGAGTATAATCCATTAATAGCTTATAAGCGTAATTGATCTCTGCCATCTTTTTAGTGCAAAAATCCTTATTCTTATCCTCACATTTATCGGGATGATACTGCCTGGCCAATCTGTGATAAGCATCCTTTATATGATCAATTGTTGCTATATAAGGTAATCCAAGTATCCTTCTTGCTTTATTTATTTCCCTGTACTTTGGTAGATTCATTTTTTGTTTTCTTTGTCCTTGCCCAGATAAATATTATCCATCCTACCATAAATGTGGGTATTGCTATAAACTGTGATGTTGAAAGAGGGCCTACAAATCTACGGATAGTATCACCCCTGAAAAATTCTATAATAAATCTGTTAAACGAATATAGAATCAGAAAAAGCCCTACAAGCTCGCCGTCATTCTTTTTGAATTTCTTTTCGTACCATAATAAAAATCCAAACAGGATCAGCCCGTTAACCGCCTCAAAAAGTTCTGTAGAGTATAATCTCTGGCCTGGATAGGCAAGGCCGGCATCACTGTTAGGTGAGAATATAGAGCCAAGTGGCCATGGAAGTGTAGTAGGTTTACCAAAACAGCAGCCATTCATGTAACATCCAAAGGTACGATGTATTGCATAGCCAAGCCCTAGGTATGGGGAGATTAAATCCGCATATTTAAAAAAGCTTGCTTTTACCCATTTTATATAAATCAGTATAGCAAGGACTCCGCCGAATAAACCCCCATAAAAAACGAGCCCGCCTTTCCAGATCTCGAGCATCTCAAGCGGATGCTGCATATAGTAATGCCATAATGTTATTATGAATACAACCCTCGCGCCTAAGATAGAACCGATCATGATCCAGAAGCTCATATCGAGGACAATGTTTGGATCAAGAGCAAGTTTTTTGGCCTTTCTCGTAGCTAGGTAGATTGCAACTATGAACGCTGAAGCCATTGCAACCCCGTAGGTATGAATTGTTATTGGACCGTAGTGAAATAGGATCGGATGCATATATGTATGTTCTCCTTTTAAGTGTAAATTAAATCTATTATACTGCATTTTCAATATGTTTATAAAAATGTCAATCAAAGTTGAAAAGTGCGATGGCGGGCTTTTTAATATTCTGAAAGACTATGTGATGAATTAAGCCTCCGATTGTTATAGCCATCTGCGTTTTGATCACCTAAAAAACTTCAGATCAATTCTATCATCCCTTACAATAACATATGTATAGTCATTGAACCAATTGCCTGTGTTAACATACTTTATATGTCTTTCTCCGAAAAAAAGTTCCCTTATCAAAGGCTTGTGGAAATGTCCCGCAATGAGCACTTCAATGCCCTGCATTGCCTTTTTTTCTATGTATTCATCAAGTACATGAGCAGGCATTTCTCTTTTTGCTGTCCATACATCTCTGCTTTGCTTTGACAGCCATGCTGCGATATTTTTCAGCATCATTACAGGAACAATCTGAACAATTATACGTGCAAACCTGCTTCTTAAAACGGCTCTTAAAAACCTATAGCCTTTATCCGTATAATCGATTGTATCTCCGTGCGTTATATGAAATCTTTTCCCGTTGATAGTGGTATCATAATCTCTGTCTATTATTTCAACATCAAATATATTTTTTAACACATCTTTTACAAAGAAATCATGATTGCCGACCGCATAGTACAGCCTGACGCCCTTTTCAGAAAGATTTTTAAGGCTGTCAAGCAAAGATACATAAACGGGATCGATTAACCCGCCGGGGCTTATCCAAAAATCAAATATATCACCAAGCAAAAACAGTGCATCTGGAGGCTCGTTCTCCAGGCTTTTAAAAAACCTTACCATTATTCGCTGATTTGGGTCATCCTTACCATGCAAATGTGCATCGGAAAGAAATATGCAGTACATAAAAGATTATATCCAATCATTTTTATGCAATGTCAAATAACTTTGTTTTAAGCGGAACAATGAGCTGCCCACACGAGCTGCAGATACCTCGCTGCCTGCGGCGATGATGTTCATTTCTTGCTTAGTTTGTGCTATATATGTTAGAATTTCGGCAAGAATTATATTTCGGGAGCTAAAGTGTTTGACATGATTTATTTAAAATTTGAAAAGTCTGTTATTATAGGCACTTTGAAAGGCATTGGTATGATCATTACAATGTTTTTTATGGACAGAGGTTTGAATAATGGAGAGTAATCACATTTATCCGTCTTATGAAGATTTTTTAAAACTTGCGGAGCATGCAAATCTTATCCCTGTTTATACGGAGATCCTATCCGATGTGGAAACGCCGGTCTCCGTACTGTTAAAACTGAAACATTTGAATTACCCATTCCTTCTTGAGAGCGTGGAAGGCGGTGAAAAATGGGCACGGTATAGTTTTATAGGCTTCGAGCCGTCGGTTATGTTCAGGATAAAAAACCGGGATGTTTTTATAACAGAAAACGGGAAAACAAAGATACATCATGATGTTCCTGACCCGCTCGGACTTTTAAAAACGGAACTGAAACGATACAATCCAGCAATCATAAAAGGCCTGCCGAGGTTTGTAGGCGGTGCTGTCGGCTATTTCGGTTACGATGTCGTAAAAACCTTTGAGAAAGTTCCTGCTCTAAAGAAACGGTCGCCCGATTTTGATGATGTCTTCCTGCTTTTTACGGATAAACTCGTGATCTTTGATAATCTCAGACACACCATGATCGTCCTATCAAATGCCTTTATACAGAAAGGTAATACAAAGAGTGCGTACGATACTGCAGCGGCCTCCGTAAAAAGGGTTATTTCCATACTCAACCGGCCGCTTCAAGCAGCAAAGAAACGGAAGATCAATAAAATTAAACCATTCGGATCGAATATGACGCAGCAGGAATATGAACGGATGGTTATCGAAGGGAAATCACGCATAATGGAGGGCGATATTATTCAGGTCGTATTGTCGCAGAGGTTCTTCTCACCCTCAAAAATAGACCTCGTTTCTTTTTATAGGGCACTGAGACTTATCAACCCTTCACCCTATATGTTTTATTTTGATCTCGGAGATAAATATCTTATCGGTTCTTCCCCTGAGGTGCTTGTACGGTTCGAGGGGGGCTGGGTCACCATAAGACCCATTGCAGGCACAAGAAAACGCGGGAAAACACGGGAAGAAGATGAAGCACTGGAAAAGGAATTGCTCGAAGATAAAAAGGAAAAAGCGGAACACGTTATGCTGGTGGATCTTGCCAGAAACGATATCGGAAGAATTGCGAAAACAGGCAGCGTACGGGTCGATGAACTTATGATCGTGGAAAGGTATTCGCACGTTATGCACATAGTATCGGAGGTAAGAGGTGCTGCACTTGATGATAAGGATGCCGTGGATATCCTGAAGGCAACATTCCCCGCGGGGACACTTTCGGGTGCTCCAAAAGTTAAAGCGATGGAAATCATAGAACATCTCGAAAAGGACAACAGGGGACCTTACGGCGGCGCTGTCGGCTATATCAGTTATACAGGGAGTATGGATACGTGTATTGCGATAAGAACTGCATTTGTCGATAAAAAAGGCGTTTATATACAGTCCGGTGCAGGTATAGTATACGACTCCCAGCCCGAAAACGAGTATTCCGAAACACGATCAAAGGCTCAGGCTTTGATGGACGCCCTGAAAAAATCCGGAGAGATAAAATAGCTTTTATGAAGATACTTATGATCGATAACTATGATTCTTTTACCTATAATCTTGTTCAGTACTTTGGTGAACTCGGGGTTGAAGTGATTGTATTCAGGAATGATCGTATAAAAGTTAAAGATATAAAAACCCTCGATATAAATGCAATCGTTATATCTCCCGGCCCGTCAACACCGGCAGAAGCCGGTATATCCGTTGACGCCATAAAGCAATACGCCGGTATTTATCCCATACTCGGTGTATGCCTCGGTCATCAGGCAATAGGTTACGCATTCGGTGCGGACATAATTAAAGCGCAGAAGATCTACCATGGGAAAACGTCTCAGATAAAGCATGACGGTAAAACGATATTTATGGGGCTTGACAATCCATTCACGGCTACAAGGTACCACTCTCTTGTAATAGACAGAAAAACATTGTCTGATGAATTTGTCATTGATGCAGAGTCTGAAGAGGATCAGGAAATAATGGCAATAAGACATAAGAGTCTTATCATAGAAGGTGTTCAGTTTCATCCGGAATCTATACTGACTGCAAACGGTAAAAAGTTACTTGAGAATTTTATAAAATTGGTTAAGGAATAGACATGATAAAAGAAGCGATTGAAAAGGTAACGGAACATATATCCCTTTCGGAGAATGAGATGGAGCTTGTTATTGATGAAATCATGTCGGGCAATGCAACGGATGCCCAGATCGCTTCATTCATCACAGCGCTTAGAATCAAAGGCGAAACCGTAGAAGAGATAACGGGTGCTGCAAAGGTTATGAGAGATAAGGCAACAAAGGTATATTCATCAAAAAAGGTATTGGTTGATACGTGCGGTACAGGCGGAGATCGCAAAGGTACGTTCAATGTATCCACAGCAGCATCATTTATAGCGGCAGGTGCAGGCGTTTTTATCGCCAAGCACGGCAATCGTTCCGTCTCCTCTAAAAGTGGGAGTGCCGATGTGCTTGAGGCTCTTGGAATAAATGTCAAAATGGGCGCGGGAAAGGCGCGGCACGCGATTGAAACCATAGGTATGTGTTTTTTGTTTGCGCCGATTTATCACGGTGCGATGAAGTATGCTATAGGACCAAGACAGCAGATCGGCATAAGAACTATTTTTAATATGCTTGGACCGCTTACAAATCCTGCTGAAGCAAAGTATCAGGTAATTGGTATATATGATGGAACGATGACAGAAAAGATAGCCCATGTATTACATAACCTCGGAAGTATTGCTGCTTGTGTTGTTCACGGCGACGATGGAACTGATGAAATTACTCTTACTGGTAAGACAACCATATCGGAGCTTAAAAACGACCGTATCAAAACATATAAATTTGATCCAGAAGAGTATGGTTATAAATGCTGCTCACCTGAAAAACTTCTTGGAGGGGACGCAGACCGTAATGCAGCAATTATAATGGACATATTGAACGGTGCCGGTGGAGCAATGAGGGACATAGCGGAATTGAATGCAGCATTTGCAATTTATATTGCAAATATTAAAGATAATCTGCACGATGCAATTATCGCTGCAAGAGAGAGTATAGATTCCGGCTTAGCTTTGAAAAAACTTGACGGTTTGAAAAAACTTAGTAATGAGGATAATCTTAAATGACTGATAAAATAGATTTTCTTAATGACATCGTTAATACAAAAAAAAGAGAAGTCGGGATCAAAAAACAGCATACCGGTATTGGATCACTGATCAAAGCTATAGACAGTATAAAACATCCGCTCTCTTTTATAGAAACTCTCTCTGCGAATGTGCCTCCGCGTATAATTGCAGAAATCAAAAAAAGGTCACCCTCCAAAGGCGTTATAGCCTCCGGCATAGATGTGAAACAGGTTGCAACAGATTTTGAGTCCGCGGGTGCGTGTGCAATATCTGTTTTAACCGATGAGGAATATTTTGAAGGCAGCATCTCCGATATGATTACGGTAAAGAATGCCGTGACTATCCCGGTACTTCGTAAGGATTTCATTGTAGACGAGTTCCAGATTTACGAATCAAGGGCAAACGGCGCCGATACGATACTTTTGATTGTTAAAATCTTAGATAAAGCCGTTAATCATTATTTAGAGCTTTCAAGGCAGCTGGGCATGGAGCCTCTCGTTGAGATTCATAATGAAAATGAGCTTAAGACGGCAATTGATGCAGGTGCAAGGATAATAGGCATAAACACAAGAAACCTTGATACTTTTAATGTATCGCTTGACACAATCGCATCTCTTATAAATTATATACCAGACAATGTGTTTACTGTGGCAGAAAGCGGCATTACATCTACAGACATTATACTGGAGTTTATGAAACTCGGCATAGACGGTTTTCTCATAGGCGAGACATTTATGCGTGCGTCATCACCTTCAAAAAAGTTAAAAGAGTTTATAGATAAATTTAGAATAAGTTCTTTCAAGTAAAGGAGATAAATATGCAGACAAAGATAATACTGGATGAAACAGAGATACCGAGAAGATGGTATAACATTATGGCGGACATGCCAAACCCGCCTGCAGCGGTATTGCATCCCGGCACAAAAAAACCCGTTACACCAGATGACCTGAAGCCCATATTCCCGATGGGACTTATCGAGCAGGAGGTCTCAACGAAAAGATGGATAGACATACCCGAAGAGGTATTAAAGGTTTATGCCTTATGGAGACCATCACCCATGTTCAGGGCGCATAATCTTGAGGCATACCTCAAGACACCCGCAAGGATATATTACAAGAACGAGAGCTTCAGCCCCCCTGGCAGCCATAAGCCGAACACCTCTGTAGCACAGGCGTATTACAACAAAAAGGAAGGCATTAAAAGGCTTGCAACTGAAACTGGTGCAGGACAATGGGGAAGTGCGCTTGCAATGGCCGGCAGGTTCTTCGGGCTGGATGTTACGGTTTACATGGTACGTGTAAGTTATGACCAGAAGCCGTACAGAAAGATTATGATGGAGACATGGGGAGCAAATGTTCATGCAAGTCCAACAAACCTTACCAACGCAGGGAAAAAGGTCCTTGAGATGGATCCATCATCACCCGGCAGTCTCGGCATAGCCATAAGTGAGGCAGTCGAAGACGCGGCAACGCACGCGGACACGAACTATTCACTCGGCAGTGTCCTTAACCATGTGTTAATACATCAGAGTGTTATAGGGCTGGAAGCCAAGGAGCAATTTAAGAAGATCAATGATTATCCGGATATTGTCATTGCATCGTGCGGAGGTGGAAGTAACTTCGGCGGCATTGCATTCCCCTTCCTCATGGACAAGTTTGCAGGGAAAAAGGTCAGAGCCATTGCAGTAGAGCCTGCATCATGTCCTACCCTCACAAAGGGCCCGTACACCTACGATTTTGGTGATGAGGCAGGACTAACACCGCTCATAAAGATGTACACGCTTGGCCACAGTTTTGTGCCTCCAGGCATACATGCAGGCGGCTTGAGATATCATGGAGATTCACCTCTTGTCAGCCAGTTCTACAACGAAGGCATTATAGAAGCTGTTGCATACAACCAGCTTCCGGTGTTTGAAGCAGCTATAACATTTGCAAGAACAGAGGGCATAATACCGGCGCCTGAGTCAGCCCATGCAATACTCGGTGCTATAAATGAGGCTAAAAAGGCAAAAGAAGAAGGCAAAGAAAGGGTAATCCTGCTTAATTTAAGCGGACATGGACATTTTGACCTTTCCGCTTATGATAGTTATCTAAAGGGTAAATTAAGGGATTATGAATACCCGGAGGCAGAAATAAAAAAATCGCTAAAGGAACTGCCGGTGGTATAGATATAGCAAGGTAGGGTAGATATGTATGTCTGCCCTATATTATATGCACCGAACTAAAGGGCAATCACATAGGATTGTCTCTGCTGAAGATAACAAAGATTGGAAAGAATGAGTGAAGATCAAGATTTGCGGTATAACATCTTTAAGCGATGCCGTGGCAGCATGCGAACATGGTGCAGATGCTCTGGGCTTTGTATTTTATAAAAAAAGCCCGCGATACATCCTGCCTGAACAGGCTAAACAAATAATAGAAAAACTGCCTCCTTTTGTCAGTTCGGTCGGCGTATTTGTTGATGAAGATATTAATACTGTTAAGTCACTCATAACAGACACTGGGCTGGATTACGTACAGCTTCATGGAAATGAACCCATAAGTACTGTTAGGATGTTTGGGAATAAGGCAATAAAGGCATTCAATATAAAAGACAAGGATTCTATTGAAGAAGTAAACGGATCAGGGCTTCAATATGTTCTACTCGACAGCCATACATCCCTTCACGGCGGGTCCGGTAAGCGGTTTGACCATGCATTCCTTAAAAACCTTTCTATAGGTATCAAGTTTATTTTATCGGGCGGCATAACACCGGAGAATGTTGCTGAGATAGTACAGACATATAAGCCTTATGGTATTGATGTATCAAGCGGCGTCGAGGCATCTCCAGGTAAAAAATCAAAAGAAAAGCTAACAGCATTATTCATAAATATAAAAAAAGCCCTATAAATTTTGAGCATTTTTTAATACACCTTTTTTACATAAATCATCTACACATTCGATTTATACTATATGAAACCGGGCAGGGGTTCAAAACTTGGAACCCCTGCAAAATCATTAATTTATGTGTAGTAATTTATACTATTATATGCCCATTACCAGCATACCGGAGATGAAGCACCGGTTACATCGGCACAGCACTGTCCAGTATTGCAGCTGGTGCTATTATAATTAAAAACAAAGGTCTCGGTTCCGCTTGTCAGGGTAAGAGTACCGCTTGAAGGGCAATAAGGACATATAGCATTATCATAAGTGAGGTTATTGAATGCAAAAGAGTATTTGCCTGAATAGGATGTTGTACCTGTTGTAAAGCTTTTTCCATTGATAATATAGGCAATACCCGCGGTTCCACTTCCATTCAATACCGTTGTGCTACTTGTAGTTGATATGGTTAGAGACGGGGTTGTTTGCAGGTATTCTCCAATCCGGGCAGACTCACTTCCGCTTGCTACATCAAATTCATTCCCTTCATTCAAAACAAGGGTAAAGAATGAAGTATTTCCGGTGAATGTATCATCAATACTAAACCATCCTGATAACCCTATAATCCCTTGCGCGCTCGAGTATATCCCGGTAAGATTAAGCTTTCCATCTTCCGTATACTGAGCATTTGAAGCGCCGCTTATCATGTTGCTGCCTGTGAAGGTAAAACCCCCATTCCATGTCATACTCATTGAAGTGCCGGAGTAGGTTTCACCAAAATTAAAATTCGTGTATATGAGTTTCAGGTTTGCTGAACCGGCACTTGAATCATAAGTACCTGTCCATGAAATTGTGCCATTAAAAGTAAAGCTTATACCTCCGGAAGAGCATGTTTCATTACTCCACGTGGATGTTATATCAACATAGGTTGTGCTCCCGCTTGTTGAACTGTTATTCGTGACAACCGGCTGGGTATTGCAACTAGCATACTGAAGAATTTTAAACGATTTTAATTGATCAAGAACTGTTTGTTTCAAGTAAGACGGACTGACCACAAGCTTGGATGGATTTTGTGTAATCATTGATAATCCTCCAAATGCAGGAAGATTATTTGGATTTCCATTGGTACTGTTTGTAATTGAACTTACACTTGTGCTCTGACTTGCATAGTTTGTTGCATCCTGATTCACTTTCAGTGCCTGGCTTGCAGCGCTGCCGATATTGCTAACTGTAAGCTGTGCGTTTGGTAATGAATTTAAACTGCCGCTAACCTGAGTACCCGATGAAGACGAACCTCCTGATGATCCGCAGCCTAACGCTATACTACCCATAAGCAGAATTATTGATAATAATTTTAATTGTTTCATAATTTACCTCCGATTTTAATGTTCTAATATCATACTATTAAAAACATAGCAAGACATACACCTAAAACTATTTTACTTATTACATTTGTCTTTTTGCTTTTCATACCTTCCTCAATCTTATTTTTTTCATTGTTTCCTCCTTTATGCTTAAGTTATTTTACATGGCTATAAAACTGATTACTCCATTGGATATTAAATCGTAGGTTGGAGAGACAGTGTTCGTTCCCGGCTGCTTTGGGGCGTTAAGGAGTTTGTTAAGGTCTACTATGGCAAGACAGGACTTTGAACTGTCTATCAGGAGTCCCATGGGCTGTTTGTTGATTACAGCAGTAAATGCAGAAAGCCCGTGTGGATCTCCGACATTGCTCCACGAAGAAACCGAAGGACACACGGTCGTTGGTGTTGGAATTTGAGCCGACGTGTAGGATGTTATAGTGATGCCTCCTGATGTGGATGTTGTCGGCATCTGTGCCGCACCGATATCATCTCCGAATTCCCCCTCAAGAAACATGATATGGCTTGATGATTCTACTACCATGCCGGTTGTAAGGTAACCGCTTGGAGAATACACATTTTGCAGGGGAACAACTGCATACGGAGCATCAAATGTAGCTGTTGAATCATTGAACGCGGCTGCATTCATATTGAGAACCAGTAAAAGCGGCGTCCATTC
This genomic interval from Deltaproteobacteria bacterium contains the following:
- a CDS encoding acetate--CoA ligase family protein produces the protein MLDTIFNPESIALIGASKVPGKVGYSMIKNIIEGGYKGRVYPVNPSANEILGVKVYPDIKSIPDPISLAVFMIPPKAIIASLKDCAEKGARYIIVISAGFKEIGHEGALLERELQEQAKNYGMRVVGPNCLGVIDSKSKLNASFAADMPIAGNISIISQSGALLTAVLDWSLENDIGFSKFISLGNKADLNEADFIEYLSEDPDTKVILGYIEGVSDGKTFIEKSYIASKKKPVILIKAGGTKVGARASSSHTGTLAGSDAAFNAAFKQSGVIRAQTIEELFNIGRLLETQPLPDEEGLAIITNAGGPGIITADASERLNISLAHLSDDSMLALKKVLPASAAFGDPYDIIGDAREDRYRAALEIITKDKGVAGVFVLLTPQDMTEINKTAEVVVDISRRANKTILGGFMGGKDVASGIEILTKGGVPNFVFPEPAMTAYRTVLDYKEWIKKPAKTYRNFEVDIKKVKGLLQTVQSSGRSSLVDVEAREIVEAYGFKTPKSGLARTSQEARAFAESIGYPVVMKIASPDVLHKTDVGGVVIGIQNVSELETAFQSITGNVKKFMPDAKIWGVVVQQMLKTGTETIIGMHIDPNFGPLMMFGLGGIYVEVLKDVSFRVAPVAEAEVQDMIREIRSFPLLQGVRGEKKRDINAIAEAILRLSQLVTDNPEIVEMDVNPLLVQGEGEGAIAIDARIAIKY
- the trpC gene encoding indole-3-glycerol phosphate synthase TrpC; the encoded protein is MTDKIDFLNDIVNTKKREVGIKKQHTGIGSLIKAIDSIKHPLSFIETLSANVPPRIIAEIKKRSPSKGVIASGIDVKQVATDFESAGACAISVLTDEEYFEGSISDMITVKNAVTIPVLRKDFIVDEFQIYESRANGADTILLIVKILDKAVNHYLELSRQLGMEPLVEIHNENELKTAIDAGARIIGINTRNLDTFNVSLDTIASLINYIPDNVFTVAESGITSTDIILEFMKLGIDGFLIGETFMRASSPSKKLKEFIDKFRISSFK
- the lgt gene encoding prolipoprotein diacylglyceryl transferase; the protein is MHPILFHYGPITIHTYGVAMASAFIVAIYLATRKAKKLALDPNIVLDMSFWIMIGSILGARVVFIITLWHYYMQHPLEMLEIWKGGLVFYGGLFGGVLAILIYIKWVKASFFKYADLISPYLGLGYAIHRTFGCYMNGCCFGKPTTLPWPLGSIFSPNSDAGLAYPGQRLYSTELFEAVNGLILFGFLLWYEKKFKKNDGELVGLFLILYSFNRFIIEFFRGDTIRRFVGPLSTSQFIAIPTFMVGWIIFIWARTKKTKNESTKVQGNK
- the trpE gene encoding anthranilate synthase component I, whose protein sequence is MESNHIYPSYEDFLKLAEHANLIPVYTEILSDVETPVSVLLKLKHLNYPFLLESVEGGEKWARYSFIGFEPSVMFRIKNRDVFITENGKTKIHHDVPDPLGLLKTELKRYNPAIIKGLPRFVGGAVGYFGYDVVKTFEKVPALKKRSPDFDDVFLLFTDKLVIFDNLRHTMIVLSNAFIQKGNTKSAYDTAAASVKRVISILNRPLQAAKKRKINKIKPFGSNMTQQEYERMVIEGKSRIMEGDIIQVVLSQRFFSPSKIDLVSFYRALRLINPSPYMFYFDLGDKYLIGSSPEVLVRFEGGWVTIRPIAGTRKRGKTREEDEALEKELLEDKKEKAEHVMLVDLARNDIGRIAKTGSVRVDELMIVERYSHVMHIVSEVRGAALDDKDAVDILKATFPAGTLSGAPKVKAMEIIEHLEKDNRGPYGGAVGYISYTGSMDTCIAIRTAFVDKKGVYIQSGAGIVYDSQPENEYSETRSKAQALMDALKKSGEIK
- a CDS encoding UDP-2,3-diacylglucosamine diphosphatase, yielding MYCIFLSDAHLHGKDDPNQRIMVRFFKSLENEPPDALFLLGDIFDFWISPGGLIDPVYVSLLDSLKNLSEKGVRLYYAVGNHDFFVKDVLKNIFDVEIIDRDYDTTINGKRFHITHGDTIDYTDKGYRFLRAVLRSRFARIIVQIVPVMMLKNIAAWLSKQSRDVWTAKREMPAHVLDEYIEKKAMQGIEVLIAGHFHKPLIRELFFGERHIKYVNTGNWFNDYTYVIVRDDRIDLKFFR
- a CDS encoding aminodeoxychorismate/anthranilate synthase component II, with product MKILMIDNYDSFTYNLVQYFGELGVEVIVFRNDRIKVKDIKTLDINAIVISPGPSTPAEAGISVDAIKQYAGIYPILGVCLGHQAIGYAFGADIIKAQKIYHGKTSQIKHDGKTIFMGLDNPFTATRYHSLVIDRKTLSDEFVIDAESEEDQEIMAIRHKSLIIEGVQFHPESILTANGKKLLENFIKLVKE
- a CDS encoding TrpB-like pyridoxal phosphate-dependent enzyme, producing MQTKIILDETEIPRRWYNIMADMPNPPAAVLHPGTKKPVTPDDLKPIFPMGLIEQEVSTKRWIDIPEEVLKVYALWRPSPMFRAHNLEAYLKTPARIYYKNESFSPPGSHKPNTSVAQAYYNKKEGIKRLATETGAGQWGSALAMAGRFFGLDVTVYMVRVSYDQKPYRKIMMETWGANVHASPTNLTNAGKKVLEMDPSSPGSLGIAISEAVEDAATHADTNYSLGSVLNHVLIHQSVIGLEAKEQFKKINDYPDIVIASCGGGSNFGGIAFPFLMDKFAGKKVRAIAVEPASCPTLTKGPYTYDFGDEAGLTPLIKMYTLGHSFVPPGIHAGGLRYHGDSPLVSQFYNEGIIEAVAYNQLPVFEAAITFARTEGIIPAPESAHAILGAINEAKKAKEEGKERVILLNLSGHGHFDLSAYDSYLKGKLRDYEYPEAEIKKSLKELPVV
- a CDS encoding DnaJ domain-containing protein, which gives rise to MNLPKYREINKARRILGLPYIATIDHIKDAYHRLARQYHPDKCEDKNKDFCTKKMAEINYAYKLLMDYTHNYRYFLTEDEYKRQDPEYALKRFYNSFK
- the trpD gene encoding anthranilate phosphoribosyltransferase; translation: MIKEAIEKVTEHISLSENEMELVIDEIMSGNATDAQIASFITALRIKGETVEEITGAAKVMRDKATKVYSSKKVLVDTCGTGGDRKGTFNVSTAASFIAAGAGVFIAKHGNRSVSSKSGSADVLEALGINVKMGAGKARHAIETIGMCFLFAPIYHGAMKYAIGPRQQIGIRTIFNMLGPLTNPAEAKYQVIGIYDGTMTEKIAHVLHNLGSIAACVVHGDDGTDEITLTGKTTISELKNDRIKTYKFDPEEYGYKCCSPEKLLGGDADRNAAIIMDILNGAGGAMRDIAELNAAFAIYIANIKDNLHDAIIAARESIDSGLALKKLDGLKKLSNEDNLK
- a CDS encoding phosphoribosylanthranilate isomerase, whose amino-acid sequence is MKIKICGITSLSDAVAACEHGADALGFVFYKKSPRYILPEQAKQIIEKLPPFVSSVGVFVDEDINTVKSLITDTGLDYVQLHGNEPISTVRMFGNKAIKAFNIKDKDSIEEVNGSGLQYVLLDSHTSLHGGSGKRFDHAFLKNLSIGIKFILSGGITPENVAEIVQTYKPYGIDVSSGVEASPGKKSKEKLTALFINIKKAL